In the Qipengyuania pelagi genome, one interval contains:
- a CDS encoding fatty acid desaturase yields MRSRTETDIAPTGRRQQAATGLFLTAAIFAAWLALHLYGMFGFVLSWSSLPLALILAVLLCWLSVGMFIASHDAMHGSLVPGGGAINDWVGGFLLFVYAGFGWKRMRAAHFAHHTAPGTAGDPDFSVDHPTRFWPWYAVFLRRYFGWQSIAFVGTVVTVYWLVAGVPVVNIVILYGLPAIASSLQLFYFGTYRPHRHDADGFSDRHNARSDDLGTLASLASCFHFGYHHEHHRAPHIPWWGLPAARRALIERDRLQETRP; encoded by the coding sequence ATGCGAAGCCGGACCGAGACAGACATCGCGCCCACCGGGCGGCGACAGCAGGCGGCGACGGGGCTATTCCTGACAGCAGCGATATTCGCCGCGTGGCTGGCGCTGCATCTCTATGGGATGTTCGGTTTCGTCCTGAGCTGGAGCAGCCTGCCGCTCGCCCTGATCCTCGCGGTGCTGCTTTGCTGGCTCTCGGTCGGGATGTTCATCGCCAGCCATGATGCCATGCACGGATCGCTGGTGCCCGGCGGCGGGGCGATCAACGATTGGGTCGGGGGCTTCCTCCTGTTCGTCTATGCGGGCTTCGGCTGGAAGCGGATGCGCGCGGCGCATTTTGCGCACCATACGGCCCCCGGCACGGCGGGCGACCCCGATTTCAGCGTCGATCATCCCACGAGGTTCTGGCCGTGGTATGCGGTGTTCCTGCGCCGGTATTTCGGCTGGCAGTCGATAGCCTTCGTCGGCACGGTGGTAACGGTCTATTGGCTGGTCGCGGGCGTGCCGGTCGTCAATATCGTAATCCTCTACGGACTGCCCGCGATCGCTTCCTCGCTCCAGCTGTTTTACTTCGGGACCTATCGGCCCCACCGCCATGACGCGGACGGCTTCAGCGACCGACACAATGCGCGCAGCGACGATCTGGGCACGCTCGCCTCGCTGGCGTCGTGTTTCCATTTCGGGTATCATCACGAACACCATCGCGCGCCGCATATCCCATGGTGGGGCCTGCCCGCCGCGCGTCGCGCGCTGATCGAACGAGACCGCCTTCAAGAGACCCGCCCGTGA
- a CDS encoding sterol desaturase family protein — MSLPAILLTIVLSIVGMEIFAWWAHKYVMHGWGWGWHRDHHEPHDNALEKNDLYAVTFGTIVFIMFAVGYFVSELLWWIAFGITCYGLIYTIVHDGLVHQRYFKWVPKSGYAKRLVQAHKLHHATIGKEGGVSFGFVFAGHPAKLKAELKRQREAGVAVVRDSAGIDRVR, encoded by the coding sequence GTGAGCCTTCCCGCCATTCTCCTCACCATAGTCCTGTCGATCGTCGGCATGGAGATCTTCGCCTGGTGGGCGCACAAATACGTGATGCACGGCTGGGGCTGGGGGTGGCACCGCGACCATCACGAACCGCACGACAACGCGCTGGAGAAGAACGATCTCTACGCGGTCACCTTCGGGACGATCGTGTTCATAATGTTCGCGGTGGGATATTTCGTGTCCGAACTGCTGTGGTGGATCGCCTTCGGGATCACCTGCTACGGCCTGATCTATACCATCGTCCATGACGGGCTGGTGCATCAGCGCTATTTCAAATGGGTGCCCAAGAGCGGCTATGCCAAGCGGCTGGTGCAGGCGCACAAGCTGCATCATGCGACGATCGGCAAGGAAGGCGGGGTCAGCTTCGGTTTCGTCTTCGCGGGCCATCCGGCGAAGCTGAAGGCCGAATTGAAGCGCCAGCGCGAAGCGGGCGTGGCGGTGGTGCGCGACAGCGCGGGGATCGACAGGGTCCGCTAG
- a CDS encoding YbaN family protein: protein MRRLYLALGLVSLGLGIIGAFLPLLPTVPFLLLAAFLFARGNPVWEKRLLDHPRWGPPIRDWRARRAIGRRAKYLAIASLVAGAVLTWWTLGAPYHWISIAVLAITGSWIATRPE from the coding sequence ATGCGCCGCCTCTATCTCGCGCTCGGTCTCGTCAGCCTGGGCCTCGGCATAATCGGCGCATTCCTGCCCCTGCTCCCCACCGTCCCCTTCCTGCTGCTCGCCGCCTTCCTGTTCGCGCGCGGTAATCCCGTCTGGGAGAAACGCTTGCTCGACCATCCTCGCTGGGGCCCGCCGATCCGCGACTGGCGGGCGCGGCGCGCGATCGGGCGGCGCGCGAAATACCTGGCGATCGCCTCGCTGGTGGCGGGCGCGGTGCTGACCTGGTGGACGCTGGGTGCGCCCTATCACTGGATTTCGATCGCCGTGCTGGCAATCACCGGCAGCTGGATCGCCACCCGCCCTGAATAG
- a CDS encoding SufE family protein, translating into MRSLDDIAEEYEFLEGDERYRLLIELGRDLEPMPDALKTDATLVRGCSAAVWVYPTGDAGKLHFLADSNAAITKGIVALVVAAVQDRPASEVARMDVAEALAPFDLRNQLSSNRTQGVPNMIALVQEHAARLAS; encoded by the coding sequence ATGCGCTCACTCGATGACATTGCCGAAGAATACGAATTTCTCGAAGGCGACGAACGCTATCGCCTGCTGATCGAGCTGGGTCGCGATCTCGAACCCATGCCCGATGCGTTGAAGACCGACGCGACTCTGGTGCGCGGCTGTTCGGCGGCGGTATGGGTCTATCCCACCGGCGATGCGGGGAAGCTGCATTTCCTCGCCGACAGCAATGCCGCGATCACCAAGGGGATCGTCGCGCTCGTGGTCGCGGCGGTGCAGGACAGGCCCGCCAGCGAAGTCGCCAGGATGGACGTCGCCGAAGCGCTCGCCCCGTTCGATCTCAGGAACCAGCTCTCGAGCAATCGGACCCAGGGCGTGCCCAATATGATCGCCCTCGTGCAGGAACACGCCGCGCGGCTCGCTTCCTGA
- the pspC gene encoding envelope stress response membrane protein PspC produces the protein MNSPRTTLYRDKQNAKLMGVCSGLADYTGVNVFWLRMAVVIMVLITGFALPAYFIAGLLLDKKPPYLYADQDENRYWQRVRQSPKRTAREIRAKMKDVDRRLAEVEHFYVSSNPRLTAEIERLR, from the coding sequence ATGAACAGCCCCCGCACCACTCTCTATCGCGACAAGCAGAATGCGAAGCTGATGGGCGTGTGCTCGGGCCTCGCGGATTATACCGGGGTCAATGTGTTCTGGCTGCGCATGGCGGTCGTCATCATGGTCCTCATCACCGGATTCGCCCTGCCCGCCTATTTCATCGCCGGCCTGCTGCTCGATAAGAAGCCGCCCTATCTCTACGCCGATCAGGACGAGAACCGGTACTGGCAGCGCGTCCGGCAGAGCCCGAAGCGCACGGCCCGCGAAATCCGCGCCAAGATGAAGGACGTGGACCGCCGCCTCGCCGAGGTCGAACATTTCTACGTCAGCTCGAACCCGCGCCTCACCGCAGAGATCGAGCGCCTGCGCTGA
- the pspB gene encoding envelope stress response membrane protein PspB — translation MEEVFAVVAIFIALPWIVMHYVTKWKTSASITSDDEVLLEELYNLAKRLDERMDTVERLVASDNADFKPARLVHDSEVDNQQLRELEQMMAEKKGSMK, via the coding sequence ATGGAAGAAGTCTTTGCCGTCGTCGCGATCTTTATCGCCCTGCCGTGGATCGTCATGCATTACGTGACCAAGTGGAAGACCTCCGCTTCGATCACCAGCGATGACGAGGTCCTGCTCGAAGAGCTCTACAACCTCGCCAAGCGCCTCGATGAGCGCATGGACACGGTCGAGCGCCTGGTCGCCAGCGACAACGCCGATTTCAAGCCCGCCCGCCTCGTCCACGACAGCGAGGTCGACAACCAGCAGCTGCGCGAACTCGAGCAGATGATGGCCGAGAAGAAAGGATCGATGAAATGA
- the pspA gene encoding phage shock protein PspA produces the protein MSDREDPRLMRDNSNLRPERRPSRIEEEVERLRRSPTPTQRDRQSDRSDRMSAGDWMDGARVEAKLNEFFSNGAPLMGIFSRTRDIIAANFNDMLDKADDPSKMIRMIILEMEETLVEVRASAARTIADQKEMHRKTVQLDRLQADWSEKAQLALSKDREDLARAALVEKKKAADISDQLKQEISVLDDALRAYEQDIAKLQNRLREARSRQTAIAARLESAENRVKLRTLMSTERTDEALARFDQLERRVDYAEGRADALSIADNSDKNSLADEIAALEGSDAIDDELAQMKKALGKPEDAGNKEG, from the coding sequence ATGAGCGATCGTGAGGACCCCCGCCTGATGAGGGACAACAGCAATCTGCGGCCAGAACGCCGCCCCTCGCGGATCGAGGAAGAGGTCGAGCGCCTGCGCCGGTCCCCCACCCCGACCCAGCGTGATCGCCAGTCCGACCGATCGGACAGAATGTCGGCCGGAGACTGGATGGACGGCGCCAGGGTCGAAGCGAAACTCAACGAATTCTTTTCCAACGGAGCACCTTTGATGGGAATATTCAGCCGCACCCGCGACATCATCGCGGCCAATTTCAACGATATGCTCGACAAGGCGGACGACCCTTCGAAGATGATCCGCATGATCATCCTCGAAATGGAAGAAACGCTCGTCGAAGTCCGCGCCAGCGCGGCGCGCACCATCGCCGACCAGAAGGAAATGCACCGCAAGACCGTGCAGCTCGACCGGTTGCAGGCCGACTGGTCCGAAAAGGCGCAGCTCGCTCTGTCGAAGGATCGCGAGGATCTGGCCCGCGCGGCGCTCGTCGAAAAGAAGAAGGCCGCCGATATCTCCGACCAGCTGAAGCAGGAGATCTCGGTGCTCGACGATGCCCTGCGCGCCTACGAGCAGGATATCGCCAAATTGCAGAACCGCCTGCGTGAGGCGCGCAGCCGCCAGACCGCCATCGCCGCCCGCCTCGAAAGCGCGGAGAACCGCGTCAAGCTGCGCACGCTGATGAGCACCGAGCGGACCGACGAGGCTCTGGCGCGCTTCGACCAGCTGGAGCGCCGGGTCGATTACGCCGAAGGGCGCGCCGATGCGCTCTCGATCGCCGACAACAGCGACAAGAACAGCCTCGCCGACGAGATCGCCGCGCTGGAAGGCTCGGACGCGATCGACGACGAACTGGCACAGATGAAAAAGGCGCTCGGCAAGCCCGAAGACGCCGGAAACAAGGAGGGTTGA
- the pspF gene encoding phage shock protein operon transcriptional activator codes for MERENQFVGQSGAFLDAVERTSRAAPMRRPVLIIGERGTGKELIAERLHRLSTRWDEPLVTMNCAALPETLIEAELFGHEAGAFTGATKQRVGRFEEADKGTLFLDELGTLSMGAQERLLRAVEYGEVTRIGASRPVRVDVRIVAATNEDLPTKAERGDFRADLLDRLSFEVITLPPLRVREGDIAVLSEYFGRRMAAEIGWEGWPGFADHIREQMEQHPWPGNVRELRNVVERAVYRWDDWGNPIGHVVFDPFDSPWKPAAPPLRAEPRGPSAPARESSGPDYDSIADLRAAVDEHERAIVEHALGKHRWNQRQTAKALGLSYDQLRHCIKKHGLGESD; via the coding sequence ATGGAGCGGGAAAATCAGTTCGTCGGGCAATCTGGTGCCTTTCTCGACGCGGTCGAGCGGACCAGCCGTGCCGCACCGATGCGGCGTCCGGTTCTGATCATTGGCGAGCGCGGAACGGGCAAGGAATTGATTGCCGAACGCCTCCATCGCCTGTCGACCCGCTGGGACGAACCGCTCGTCACGATGAACTGCGCCGCTCTGCCCGAAACGCTGATCGAGGCCGAATTGTTCGGGCACGAGGCGGGCGCCTTCACCGGCGCCACGAAGCAGCGCGTCGGCCGGTTCGAGGAGGCGGACAAGGGCACGCTGTTCCTCGACGAATTGGGCACGCTGTCGATGGGCGCGCAGGAGAGATTGCTGCGTGCGGTCGAATACGGCGAGGTCACGCGCATCGGCGCGAGCCGCCCGGTCCGCGTGGACGTGCGCATCGTCGCCGCCACCAATGAGGATCTTCCGACCAAGGCCGAGCGCGGCGATTTTCGCGCCGACCTGCTCGATCGCCTGAGTTTCGAGGTTATAACCCTGCCGCCTTTGCGGGTGCGCGAAGGCGATATAGCGGTTCTCTCCGAATATTTCGGGCGTCGCATGGCGGCGGAGATCGGCTGGGAAGGGTGGCCTGGTTTTGCCGACCACATCCGCGAACAGATGGAACAGCACCCCTGGCCGGGCAATGTCCGCGAGCTGCGCAATGTGGTCGAACGCGCGGTCTATCGCTGGGACGATTGGGGAAATCCGATCGGCCATGTCGTCTTCGACCCGTTCGACAGCCCGTGGAAGCCCGCCGCGCCGCCCCTGCGCGCCGAGCCACGCGGCCCGTCGGCACCCGCCCGCGAATCGAGCGGGCCCGATTACGATTCGATCGCCGATCTGCGCGCAGCGGTGGACGAGCACGAGCGCGCGATCGTGGAACACGCGCTCGGCAAGCACCGCTGGAACCAGCGCCAGACCGCCAAGGCGCTAGGCCTCAGCTACGACCAGCTACGCCACTGCATCAAGAAGCACGGGCTGGGCGAAAGCGATTGA
- the rimP gene encoding ribosome maturation protein RimP, which translates to MADLARLTEVIEPEAAALGFELVRVKIMPSEAGDGAQALQIMAEDPKTGQLVIEQCAALSRRVSDRIDALEEEGEVLIDGAYHLEVSSPGIDRPLTRAKDFSAWAGHETKIAMDKAWNGQRNLRGELVGIEDGMVTIVDRKAGETSVPREKIHSAQLVLTDALIAATQPLDTSGADEIVETEEKADD; encoded by the coding sequence ATGGCCGATCTGGCGCGTCTGACCGAAGTGATCGAACCCGAAGCGGCCGCGCTGGGTTTCGAACTCGTGCGCGTGAAGATCATGCCGTCCGAAGCCGGCGACGGCGCCCAGGCGCTGCAGATCATGGCCGAGGATCCGAAGACCGGGCAGCTCGTGATCGAACAATGCGCCGCCCTCTCGCGCCGCGTCTCCGACCGGATCGACGCGCTGGAGGAAGAGGGCGAGGTGCTGATCGACGGGGCCTATCACCTCGAAGTCAGCTCGCCCGGTATCGATCGTCCGCTGACCCGCGCAAAGGATTTCTCCGCCTGGGCGGGGCATGAAACCAAGATCGCGATGGACAAGGCCTGGAACGGCCAGCGCAATCTGCGCGGCGAACTTGTCGGGATAGAGGATGGTATGGTCACCATCGTCGATCGCAAGGCGGGCGAGACCAGCGTCCCCCGCGAAAAGATTCATTCGGCGCAGCTCGTCTTGACCGACGCGCTGATCGCCGCCACCCAGCCGCTCGACACGAGCGGTGCCGACGAAATCGTCGAAACTGAAGAAAAGGCAGACGACTGA
- the nusA gene encoding transcription termination factor NusA, producing the protein MASAISANKAELLAIANSVASEKMIDKSIVIEAMEEAIQKAARARYGAENDIRAKLDPNSGDLRLWRVVEVVEEVEDYFKQVDLAAAQKLDKDAKLGDFIVDPLPPVDLGRIDAQSAKQVIFQKVRDAERERQYEEFKDRAGEVITGVIKSVEFGHVIVNLGRAEGVIRRDQQIPREAARVGERVRALITKVERNNRGPQIFLSRAAPEFMKKLFAQEVPEIYDGIIEIKAAARDPGSRAKIGVISHDSSIDPVGACVGMKGSRVQAVVQELQGEKIDIIPWSEEQATFIVNALQPATVARVVLDEEEGRIEVVVPDDQLSLAIGRRGQNVRLASQLTGHQIDIMTEEEASEKRSKEFAERSKMFEEELDVDETLSQLLVAEGFAELDEVAYVELDELAAIEGFDEELAEELQSRAVEAIERQEAAHRETRRELGVEDDLAELPHLTEQMLVVLGKAGIKTLDDLADLATDELIAKKREAPRRRQPAGDMSGPPMRRPAQRPEDKGGVLGEFGLNEEQGNEIIMAARAHWFEDEEPAPAASSDSQEAAHADSEQ; encoded by the coding sequence ATGGCCAGTGCCATTTCCGCCAACAAGGCCGAACTCCTCGCGATCGCCAATTCGGTCGCATCCGAGAAGATGATCGACAAGTCCATCGTGATCGAAGCGATGGAAGAGGCGATCCAGAAGGCCGCGCGTGCGCGCTACGGCGCCGAGAACGACATCCGCGCCAAGCTCGATCCCAATAGCGGCGACCTGCGCCTGTGGCGCGTCGTCGAAGTGGTCGAGGAGGTCGAGGATTATTTCAAGCAGGTCGATCTCGCCGCCGCGCAAAAGCTCGACAAGGATGCGAAGCTGGGCGATTTCATCGTCGATCCGCTGCCGCCGGTTGATCTCGGCCGCATCGACGCGCAGTCCGCCAAGCAGGTGATCTTCCAGAAGGTCCGCGATGCCGAGCGTGAGCGCCAGTACGAGGAATTCAAGGACCGCGCGGGCGAAGTCATCACCGGCGTCATCAAGTCGGTCGAATTCGGCCATGTCATCGTCAATCTCGGCCGGGCCGAAGGCGTCATTCGCCGCGACCAGCAGATCCCGCGCGAAGCCGCCCGTGTGGGCGAGCGGGTGCGCGCGCTGATCACCAAGGTGGAGCGCAACAATCGCGGCCCGCAGATCTTCCTCAGCCGTGCCGCGCCTGAATTCATGAAGAAGCTGTTCGCGCAGGAAGTGCCCGAAATCTACGACGGCATCATCGAGATCAAGGCCGCCGCCCGCGATCCGGGCAGCCGCGCCAAGATCGGCGTTATCTCGCATGACAGCTCGATCGACCCGGTCGGCGCCTGCGTCGGCATGAAGGGCAGCCGCGTCCAGGCGGTCGTCCAGGAATTGCAGGGCGAGAAGATCGACATCATCCCCTGGAGCGAGGAGCAGGCGACCTTCATCGTCAACGCGCTCCAGCCCGCCACCGTCGCGCGCGTCGTGCTCGACGAGGAAGAGGGCCGCATCGAAGTCGTCGTGCCCGACGATCAGCTGTCTCTGGCGATCGGCCGTCGCGGCCAGAACGTGCGTCTCGCCAGCCAGCTGACCGGTCACCAGATCGACATCATGACCGAGGAAGAGGCGAGCGAGAAGCGGTCGAAGGAATTCGCCGAACGCTCCAAGATGTTCGAGGAAGAACTCGACGTCGACGAGACGCTGTCGCAGCTGCTGGTGGCCGAAGGCTTCGCCGAGCTGGACGAGGTCGCCTATGTCGAACTCGACGAACTGGCCGCGATCGAAGGCTTCGACGAGGAGCTGGCCGAGGAATTGCAGAGCCGCGCGGTCGAAGCGATCGAGCGCCAGGAAGCCGCGCATCGCGAGACGCGCCGCGAACTGGGCGTCGAGGACGATCTCGCCGAACTGCCGCACCTCACCGAACAGATGCTGGTCGTGCTCGGCAAGGCGGGGATCAAGACGCTCGACGATCTGGCCGATCTCGCCACCGACGAACTGATCGCCAAGAAGCGCGAGGCGCCGCGTCGCCGCCAGCCCGCTGGCGACATGAGCGGCCCGCCGATGCGCCGTCCGGCGCAGCGTCCCGAAGACAAGGGCGGGGTGCTCGGCGAATTTGGCCTGAACGAAGAGCAGGGCAACGAGATCATCATGGCCGCCCGCGCCCACTGGTTCGAAGATGAGGAACCGGCTCCCGCCGCCTCCTCCGATTCACAGGAGGCCGCTCATGCGGACTCCGAACAATGA
- a CDS encoding DUF448 domain-containing protein: MRTPNNERLASQTDRADPISSPEGDGAGKGAPAKRQQSEGKQNERRCILAGESSPREGLIRLAVSPSGLVLPDVQAKAPGRGAWIGVTRAELEEAMAKGRLKAALARAFKSGDLEIPADLPEKIESALARVLLDRLGLELRAGSLILGTQRIAEAARGGAVELLAHASDASEDGRKKLDQAWRVGAEREGSGDRGLVLPLDRMALSVALGRENVVHLAVGHPRAAARIAGLLQRLIHFSGDATDAQAPEAATNTNDTQSDLNDGAAPIGAGREMTNTEERTS, from the coding sequence ATGCGGACTCCGAACAATGAGCGCCTAGCGTCCCAGACAGACCGAGCCGACCCGATCTCGTCCCCTGAAGGGGACGGGGCGGGGAAGGGTGCGCCCGCAAAGCGCCAACAGTCCGAAGGCAAGCAGAACGAGCGGCGCTGCATCCTTGCGGGCGAATCGTCGCCGCGCGAGGGGCTGATCCGCCTCGCCGTGTCGCCTTCGGGCCTGGTCCTACCCGATGTGCAGGCCAAGGCTCCGGGCCGTGGTGCGTGGATCGGCGTTACGCGCGCCGAGCTTGAGGAGGCGATGGCCAAGGGGCGGCTAAAGGCCGCGCTCGCCCGCGCCTTCAAGTCCGGCGATCTCGAAATCCCTGCCGACCTGCCCGAAAAGATCGAAAGCGCGCTCGCGCGCGTCCTGCTCGACCGGCTGGGGCTGGAACTGAGAGCGGGAAGCCTTATCTTGGGCACCCAGCGCATCGCCGAAGCGGCGCGCGGGGGCGCGGTCGAACTGCTGGCTCATGCCAGCGATGCCAGCGAAGACGGGCGCAAGAAGCTCGACCAGGCATGGCGCGTCGGCGCCGAGCGCGAGGGCAGCGGCGATCGCGGCCTCGTCTTGCCGCTGGACCGCATGGCGTTGTCTGTGGCATTGGGCCGCGAGAATGTGGTGCATCTGGCCGTGGGACATCCCAGGGCGGCGGCGCGGATCGCGGGGCTTCTCCAGCGCCTGATCCATTTCAGCGGGGATGCGACCGATGCTCAAGCACCGGAAGCGGCCACGAATACGAACGATACGCAGAGCGATTTGAACGATGGCGCGGCCCCCATCGGGGCGGGCCGCGAGATGACGAATACGGAAGAAAGAACGAGCTAG
- the infB gene encoding translation initiation factor IF-2, whose amino-acid sequence MSDDDKKPARKPLSLKGSQPGEVKQTFSHGRTNKVAVEVKRRRKLVKPGEAPEPAPAPAAAPAPAPAPAPAPAPVAKAPAPKRPAPSDETPQERVARLQREAEEDRLRLAEEARVREEREAKQAVEDEKKRAETKAQEKEAQKEAEAQAEKAAAERAEEEAQSAPAENQDSSSDATGEAATDAAGEGAPAAPAPRRFTPVARPEPKRPEKPKKDDKKARTVTTAERPDKRRSGKLSVTKALNEDEGRRARSLAALKRAREKERRGQGGPSKPREKQVRDVVVPEAITVQELANRMAEKGADLVKELFNLGMMVTVNQTIDQDTAELLVDQFGHNVQRVSEADVDIVNEDDSDPEETLRPRPPVVTIMGHVDHGKTSLLDALRGANVVKGEAGGITQHIGSYQVKTKKGDAITFLDTPGHAAFTQMRARGANVTDIVVLVVAADDGVMPQTIEAINHTKAAGVPMIVAINKVDKPEANPDNIRNRLLEHEVIVEKMSGDTQDVEISAKEKTGLDELLEAINLQAELLELKARPDREAEATVIEAQLDKGRGPVATVLVTRGTLKRGDTFVVGTQSGRVRAIVNDQGKQIKEAGPSMPVEVLGLGGVPNAGDTLTVVENEQRAREVAEFRQSKATEKRTALAPTNFDTMFAGLQSNVIEFPVLVKADVQGSVEAINAALHNLSNDDIKVRVLHAGVGAITESDVQLAAASKAPIIGFNVRPNPKARELVKRDNVEMKYFDVIYHLTEEITKEMLGELGPLKVENVIGRAEVKEVFKSGKKDKAAGLLVVEGVIRKGVHARLTRDDVIVSATTIQSLRRFKDDVDEVRSGLECGVVLADTNDIRAGDQLEVFEVTEQERTL is encoded by the coding sequence ATGAGCGACGACGACAAGAAACCTGCCCGCAAGCCGCTGTCCCTCAAGGGCAGCCAGCCGGGCGAGGTCAAGCAGACCTTCAGCCATGGCCGCACCAACAAGGTCGCGGTCGAGGTGAAGCGGCGCCGCAAGCTCGTGAAGCCGGGCGAGGCGCCCGAGCCTGCACCTGCGCCTGCCGCAGCGCCCGCACCGGCGCCTGCCCCGGCCCCGGCGCCCGCTCCGGTCGCCAAGGCTCCCGCGCCCAAGCGTCCCGCGCCGTCTGACGAGACGCCGCAGGAGCGTGTCGCCCGTCTCCAGCGCGAGGCGGAGGAAGATCGCCTGCGTCTGGCCGAGGAAGCGCGCGTCCGCGAGGAACGCGAAGCGAAGCAGGCGGTCGAGGACGAGAAGAAGCGCGCCGAGACCAAGGCTCAGGAAAAGGAAGCGCAGAAGGAAGCCGAGGCACAGGCCGAGAAGGCCGCCGCCGAGCGCGCTGAGGAAGAGGCTCAGTCCGCTCCGGCCGAAAATCAGGATTCAAGTTCTGATGCTACCGGCGAAGCCGCCACCGACGCGGCAGGCGAAGGTGCGCCCGCCGCACCCGCGCCGCGCCGCTTCACGCCCGTCGCGCGTCCCGAGCCCAAGCGCCCGGAAAAGCCCAAGAAGGACGACAAGAAGGCGCGCACCGTCACGACTGCGGAGCGTCCCGACAAGCGCCGTTCGGGCAAACTGTCCGTCACCAAGGCTCTGAACGAGGACGAGGGCCGCCGCGCCCGTTCGCTCGCCGCGCTGAAGCGTGCGCGCGAAAAGGAGCGTCGCGGTCAGGGCGGCCCCAGCAAGCCGCGCGAGAAGCAGGTGCGCGACGTGGTCGTGCCCGAAGCGATCACCGTGCAGGAACTCGCCAACCGCATGGCCGAAAAGGGCGCGGACCTGGTGAAGGAATTGTTCAATCTCGGCATGATGGTCACCGTCAACCAGACGATCGACCAGGACACCGCCGAATTGCTGGTCGACCAGTTCGGCCACAACGTCCAGCGCGTGTCCGAAGCCGATGTCGACATCGTCAATGAGGACGATAGCGATCCCGAAGAAACGCTGCGTCCGCGTCCGCCGGTCGTTACCATCATGGGCCATGTCGATCACGGCAAGACCAGCCTGCTCGACGCGCTGCGCGGGGCGAATGTGGTGAAGGGCGAAGCCGGGGGCATCACCCAGCATATCGGCAGCTATCAGGTGAAGACGAAGAAGGGCGATGCGATCACCTTCCTCGACACGCCGGGCCACGCCGCCTTCACCCAGATGCGCGCGCGCGGTGCGAACGTCACCGATATCGTCGTGCTGGTGGTCGCCGCCGACGATGGCGTGATGCCGCAGACGATCGAGGCGATCAATCACACCAAGGCCGCCGGTGTCCCGATGATCGTGGCGATCAACAAGGTCGACAAGCCCGAAGCCAATCCCGACAATATCCGCAACCGCCTGCTCGAACACGAGGTCATCGTGGAGAAGATGTCCGGCGATACGCAGGACGTCGAAATCTCCGCCAAGGAGAAGACCGGGCTCGACGAGCTGCTCGAGGCGATCAATCTCCAGGCCGAACTGCTCGAACTGAAGGCGCGCCCCGATCGCGAGGCCGAGGCGACCGTGATCGAAGCGCAGCTCGACAAGGGCCGCGGCCCGGTCGCGACCGTGCTCGTCACGCGCGGCACGCTGAAGCGTGGCGACACCTTCGTGGTCGGCACTCAGAGCGGCCGCGTCCGCGCGATCGTCAACGATCAGGGCAAGCAGATCAAGGAAGCCGGGCCGTCCATGCCGGTCGAGGTCCTGGGCCTTGGCGGAGTGCCCAATGCGGGCGACACGCTGACCGTGGTCGAGAACGAACAGCGCGCCCGCGAGGTCGCCGAGTTCCGCCAGTCCAAGGCGACCGAGAAGCGCACCGCGCTCGCCCCCACCAATTTCGACACCATGTTCGCTGGCCTCCAGTCGAACGTGATCGAATTCCCGGTGCTGGTGAAGGCGGACGTGCAGGGATCGGTCGAAGCGATCAATGCGGCGCTCCACAACCTGTCGAACGACGACATCAAGGTGCGCGTTCTGCACGCGGGCGTCGGCGCGATCACCGAAAGCGACGTCCAGCTGGCCGCTGCCAGCAAGGCGCCGATCATCGGCTTCAACGTGCGCCCCAATCCCAAGGCGCGCGAATTGGTCAAGCGCGACAATGTCGAGATGAAGTATTTCGACGTGATCTACCACCTCACGGAGGAGATCACGAAGGAGATGCTCGGCGAGCTCGGACCGCTCAAGGTCGAGAACGTCATCGGCCGCGCCGAGGTCAAGGAAGTCTTCAAGTCCGGCAAGAAGGACAAGGCGGCGGGTCTGCTCGTGGTCGAAGGCGTTATTCGCAAGGGCGTCCATGCCCGCCTCACGCGCGACGACGTCATCGTCTCGGCCACGACCATCCAGTCGCTGCGCCGCTTCAAGGACGATGTCGACGAGGTCCGCTCGGGTCTCGAATGCGGCGTCGTGCTGGCGGATACGAACGACATCCGCGCGGGCGACCAGCTCGAAGTGTTCGAGGTGACGGAGCAAGAGCGGACTCTCTAG